The proteins below are encoded in one region of Bremerella sp. P1:
- a CDS encoding peptidase — protein sequence MPTRREAILAGSALTLAATGLFPSPAVHASDKSGSRMVIGPEGYQFEITHGWPSLPDKYHWQTTHNVAVDSEENLYVIHEGNPDLKDHPSIFVFDKEGKFIRAFGEQFQGGGHGIEVRKEGGEEFLYVCAYQQVKSFAKLTKQGETVWQKYAPMEAGVYAEGEATNPQKVWGRDRFMPTNFAFLDDGGFYLADGYGSFYVHQYDHDGNWQGKFGGPGKGEGTFATPHGIWIDRRDAANPKTVVCDRAHHTLQVFDKDQKYLSTVSGFGLPANLDTWNDWMIVPELHARLSIVDKDYNVLAQLGDDVKRVTSNKALRTQPDNWTEGKFVHPHDACFGPNGDIFVAEWVSTGRVSKLKRLT from the coding sequence ATGCCTACACGTCGCGAAGCTATTTTGGCCGGATCGGCCCTAACTCTTGCTGCTACTGGTCTATTCCCCTCTCCTGCGGTCCATGCGAGCGACAAATCAGGCTCGCGAATGGTCATCGGGCCTGAGGGGTACCAGTTTGAGATTACCCACGGTTGGCCGTCCCTGCCGGATAAGTACCACTGGCAGACCACCCATAATGTGGCCGTCGACAGTGAAGAAAACCTCTACGTGATCCATGAAGGGAATCCTGACCTGAAGGACCACCCTTCCATCTTTGTGTTTGATAAGGAGGGCAAGTTCATTCGGGCCTTTGGCGAGCAGTTCCAGGGCGGCGGCCACGGGATTGAAGTTCGCAAAGAAGGTGGCGAAGAATTCCTCTACGTCTGCGCCTATCAGCAAGTGAAGTCGTTCGCCAAGCTCACCAAGCAAGGCGAGACCGTCTGGCAGAAGTATGCCCCGATGGAAGCTGGGGTCTACGCCGAGGGGGAAGCGACCAATCCGCAAAAGGTTTGGGGCCGCGATCGCTTCATGCCGACCAATTTCGCCTTCCTGGATGATGGCGGCTTTTACCTGGCCGACGGATATGGTTCCTTCTACGTCCATCAGTACGACCACGATGGCAACTGGCAAGGAAAGTTTGGCGGTCCCGGAAAGGGGGAAGGAACCTTTGCCACGCCGCATGGTATCTGGATCGATCGTCGCGACGCAGCCAATCCGAAGACGGTCGTGTGTGACCGAGCCCATCACACGCTGCAGGTATTCGACAAAGACCAGAAGTATCTCAGCACGGTGAGTGGCTTCGGGCTGCCTGCCAATCTCGATACGTGGAACGATTGGATGATCGTGCCGGAACTTCACGCACGACTTTCGATCGTCGACAAGGACTACAACGTCCTGGCCCAACTAGGTGATGACGTCAAGCGAGTCACGTCCAACAAGGCACTGCGAACGCAGCCGGACAACTGGACCGAAGGTAAGTTCGTGCATCCGCACGACGCGTGCTTCGGACCCAATGGCGATATCTTTGTTGCCGAGTGGGTCTCGACCGGGCGCGTGTCGAAGCTTAAGCGTTTGACTTAA
- a CDS encoding DUF1553 domain-containing protein, whose amino-acid sequence MSCVFSPTRLLFALLFLSVSASIGVAADEAVDFATQIRPILSDRCFHCHGPDPTSRAADLRLDEQDAAHDYAIVPGDPESSEVFLRLTDHDPEVRMPPPESNRTVSKAEIELIRRWIEQGAEYDQHWAFQRIEKPSVPELADDDWSRNEIDKFVLAKLREEGVQPNSDAQPWRILRRVSFDLNGLPPSLEELDAYQADPSEENYQAHVDRLLASHHYGERLAAEWLDAARYSDTYGYQVDRDRYVWPWRDWVIRSLNANMPYDEFVTQQIAGDLLPEATQDTILATTFCRLHPQKVEGGSIPEEFRVEYVADRSQTVATAFLGLTMECCRCHDHKYDPLSQREYYQMFAFFNSIDEAGLYSFFTPSVPTPTLLLTDEAQAAKLKDLDQKVSDLEAALSKLEMPKVGDEELSVTVNEPIEKVDFEDAKVGGNKSVEGPQGKAVQLTGDDAINLKQGNFQRHQPFSVSLWMNTPDVKDRAVIFHRSRAWTDAASRGYELLLEDGKLKWSLIHFWPGNAISIKAKEEFPVDTWKQVVVTYDGSSRADGLKIYVDGNLIETEVVRDKLTKQITGGGNDHITIGERFRDRGFTQGMVDQFAVYDLELTSAEVAVASGATPTPEQVAQYRLQRRYDSWSEANTKLSEARKERNQAYDRTSEIMVMRELESPRPTYLLARGNYDAPTDPVEPKTPEVLPAFEEGWSQDRLGLAKWIVDRDNPLTARVAVNRYWQLLMGEGLVRTPEDFGNQASPPTHPELLDWLAADFMEHGWDVKRLLKQIVTSSTYRQSSEASAEMIQRDPENKLLARSGKFRLSAEMVRDNALFTSGLLVDQVGGPPAKPYEVSSSFKPVKHDSGKGLYRRSLYTFWQRTSPAPAMMTFDASKRDVCQLKRERTSSPLQALVLLNGPQYVEAAKMLAVRVLKDEKHATSDNDKVQTVFRLLTSREANDQELELLSNLFAQQKTHFQEQPEAAKKLLAAGEAKVPADLDAAEVAALTIVANTVMNFDGSVTRR is encoded by the coding sequence ATGTCCTGCGTATTTTCGCCAACGCGGTTGCTTTTTGCCCTCCTTTTTCTCAGCGTGAGCGCGTCGATTGGCGTTGCGGCTGACGAGGCAGTCGATTTCGCAACCCAGATTCGCCCGATCTTGTCGGATCGCTGTTTCCATTGTCATGGCCCCGATCCAACCAGCCGGGCAGCTGACTTGCGTCTGGACGAACAGGATGCAGCGCACGACTACGCCATCGTGCCTGGCGATCCGGAAAGCAGTGAAGTCTTCCTGCGCCTGACCGATCACGATCCCGAAGTTCGCATGCCGCCGCCGGAATCGAATCGAACAGTCTCGAAGGCAGAGATCGAGCTGATTCGTCGCTGGATCGAACAAGGAGCCGAATACGACCAGCACTGGGCCTTCCAGCGAATTGAAAAGCCGAGCGTACCCGAGTTGGCCGACGATGACTGGTCGCGGAACGAGATCGACAAGTTCGTCCTGGCCAAGTTGCGCGAGGAAGGTGTTCAGCCCAACTCGGATGCCCAGCCGTGGCGAATCCTCCGCCGGGTATCGTTTGATCTGAATGGCCTGCCGCCGTCGCTCGAAGAACTCGACGCCTATCAGGCCGACCCCAGCGAAGAAAACTACCAGGCACACGTCGACCGGCTGCTCGCCTCGCATCACTACGGCGAGCGTCTGGCGGCCGAGTGGCTGGACGCCGCGAGGTACAGCGATACCTACGGGTACCAGGTCGATCGCGATCGTTACGTGTGGCCATGGCGTGATTGGGTCATTCGGTCGTTGAATGCCAACATGCCGTACGACGAGTTCGTCACCCAGCAAATTGCGGGCGACCTGCTGCCGGAGGCGACTCAAGACACAATCCTCGCGACCACCTTTTGTCGGCTACATCCCCAGAAGGTCGAAGGGGGAAGCATCCCCGAAGAGTTCCGCGTCGAGTATGTGGCCGACCGTTCGCAGACCGTGGCAACGGCGTTTCTGGGCCTGACCATGGAGTGCTGCCGTTGTCACGACCACAAATACGATCCGCTCAGCCAACGCGAGTATTACCAGATGTTCGCGTTCTTCAACAGCATTGATGAAGCAGGCCTGTATTCCTTCTTTACGCCATCGGTTCCCACACCGACGCTCCTACTGACCGACGAGGCCCAGGCCGCCAAGCTGAAAGATCTCGACCAAAAGGTAAGCGACCTGGAAGCGGCACTCTCCAAGCTCGAAATGCCCAAGGTGGGTGACGAAGAACTGAGCGTTACCGTCAACGAGCCGATCGAGAAGGTCGACTTCGAGGACGCGAAAGTGGGTGGCAACAAGTCGGTCGAAGGCCCGCAAGGCAAAGCGGTTCAATTGACCGGCGATGATGCGATCAATCTGAAACAGGGCAACTTCCAACGTCACCAACCGTTTTCGGTCTCGCTGTGGATGAACACGCCGGATGTGAAAGACCGAGCCGTGATCTTCCATCGCTCGCGAGCCTGGACCGACGCGGCCAGCCGCGGCTACGAACTTCTGCTGGAAGATGGCAAATTGAAGTGGTCGCTCATCCACTTCTGGCCAGGCAACGCGATCAGCATCAAGGCCAAAGAAGAATTCCCGGTCGATACCTGGAAGCAAGTCGTTGTCACTTACGACGGCTCAAGCCGTGCCGATGGGCTGAAGATTTATGTCGATGGCAACTTGATCGAAACTGAAGTTGTTCGTGACAAGCTGACCAAGCAGATCACCGGCGGTGGTAACGATCATATCACGATTGGCGAACGTTTCCGTGATCGTGGTTTCACCCAGGGCATGGTCGACCAATTCGCCGTTTACGATCTGGAACTGACTTCGGCCGAAGTCGCGGTTGCCAGTGGCGCGACGCCTACGCCTGAGCAAGTGGCCCAGTACCGACTGCAGCGCCGCTACGATTCGTGGTCGGAGGCTAACACGAAGCTTTCCGAAGCACGCAAGGAGCGGAATCAAGCGTACGATCGAACCAGCGAAATCATGGTCATGCGTGAGCTGGAATCGCCCCGGCCGACCTATCTATTGGCACGTGGCAACTATGACGCTCCGACCGATCCCGTCGAGCCCAAGACGCCTGAGGTGCTGCCGGCGTTTGAAGAAGGTTGGTCGCAAGACCGCCTGGGCCTGGCCAAGTGGATCGTCGATCGCGACAACCCGCTGACGGCTCGCGTGGCAGTGAATCGGTATTGGCAGCTGCTGATGGGAGAAGGCCTGGTACGCACGCCGGAAGACTTCGGTAACCAGGCCAGCCCACCCACGCATCCTGAACTGTTGGACTGGCTTGCCGCCGACTTCATGGAGCACGGCTGGGACGTCAAACGATTACTTAAGCAAATCGTGACGTCGTCCACCTACCGCCAATCGTCCGAGGCCTCGGCAGAAATGATTCAACGTGATCCCGAAAACAAGCTGCTGGCGCGGAGCGGCAAGTTCCGTCTGTCGGCCGAAATGGTTCGTGACAACGCGCTGTTCACCAGCGGACTGCTGGTCGATCAAGTCGGTGGCCCTCCAGCGAAGCCGTACGAAGTCTCCAGTTCCTTCAAGCCAGTCAAGCACGACAGCGGCAAGGGACTCTATCGCCGTTCGCTCTACACGTTCTGGCAGCGGACCAGTCCCGCGCCGGCAATGATGACCTTTGACGCCTCAAAACGAGACGTATGCCAATTGAAGCGAGAACGCACGTCATCACCGCTTCAGGCGCTGGTACTGCTCAACGGTCCTCAGTATGTCGAAGCGGCCAAGATGTTGGCCGTCCGCGTGCTGAAAGATGAGAAGCATGCGACGTCCGACAACGACAAAGTTCAAACCGTCTTTCGCTTGCTGACCAGCCGCGAGGCGAACGATCAGGAACTGGAACTGCTGTCCAACTTGTTCGCTCAGCAAAAGACGCATTTCCAAGAACAGCCTGAGGCCGCTAAGAAACTGTTAGCCGCCGGCGAGGCAAAAGTTCCCGCTGATCTCGACGCTGCGGAAGTCGCAGCCCTTACGATCGTGGCCAATACGGTAATGAATTTCGACGGCAGCGTCACGCGTCGGTAA
- a CDS encoding DUF1501 domain-containing protein has product MITRRQVLQSSAWGFGGLALGQLMASQSSAADGVLTKLHHTPKAKRVIFLFQAGGPSQLDLFDNKPLLVEKHGEQLPASVRGEQRLTGMSGNQSSIPLVGSPFKFEQHGQSGTWMSELLPHTAKMVDDISVIRSAHTEAINHGPGVTYFQTGSQIPGRPCIGSWMSYGLGSENENLPGFVVLVTKDKGGQPLAARLWGNGFLPSHHQGVQFRSGSDPVLYLNSPEGIDRSSRENALASLDQLHKLQSSDALIDTRIRQYELAFRMQSSIPDVTNIASEPDHILDMYGPDARNPGTFAANCLLARRLAEKNVRFIQLYHQGWDHHGGLPGAIKRQCKETDQPTAALLQDLKQRGMLDDTLVIWGGEFGRTNYCQGKLGGSNFGRDHHGRCFSVWMAGGGIKGGVTVGETDEYGFNIVDQPIHIHDLQATILHVMGIDHERLTFRHQGRAFRLTDVHGHVVKPILA; this is encoded by the coding sequence ATGATCACACGACGACAAGTCCTACAGTCATCCGCTTGGGGTTTTGGTGGTTTGGCGCTGGGCCAGCTGATGGCTTCCCAGTCGTCGGCCGCTGATGGCGTGCTCACCAAGCTGCATCACACGCCCAAAGCGAAGCGGGTCATTTTCCTGTTTCAGGCCGGTGGTCCGTCTCAGCTCGACCTTTTCGATAACAAGCCACTACTGGTAGAAAAGCACGGCGAGCAGCTGCCGGCGTCAGTGCGTGGCGAACAACGGCTGACCGGAATGAGCGGCAACCAGTCGAGCATCCCGCTGGTTGGGTCGCCATTCAAGTTCGAGCAACACGGGCAAAGCGGCACGTGGATGAGCGAATTGCTGCCGCACACCGCAAAGATGGTCGACGACATCAGCGTCATCCGTTCGGCCCATACCGAAGCGATCAATCACGGGCCTGGCGTGACCTATTTTCAAACTGGTTCGCAGATCCCTGGGCGTCCCTGTATCGGGTCGTGGATGAGCTACGGGCTCGGTAGCGAGAACGAGAACCTGCCGGGGTTCGTTGTCCTGGTGACGAAAGACAAGGGGGGCCAGCCACTGGCCGCTCGACTGTGGGGCAATGGGTTCCTGCCATCTCATCATCAAGGCGTCCAGTTCCGCAGTGGGAGCGATCCGGTTCTCTACTTGAACAGCCCCGAGGGAATCGATCGCTCGAGTCGTGAGAATGCCCTGGCGAGCCTGGATCAGCTGCATAAGCTTCAGTCTTCCGACGCGTTAATCGATACGCGCATTCGCCAATACGAACTGGCGTTTCGCATGCAGTCGTCGATTCCTGATGTGACCAACATTGCTTCCGAACCGGATCACATTCTCGATATGTACGGTCCCGATGCCCGTAACCCGGGCACCTTCGCCGCGAACTGCCTATTGGCCCGTCGACTGGCCGAGAAGAACGTCCGTTTCATTCAGCTTTATCACCAAGGCTGGGACCACCACGGCGGTCTGCCTGGTGCCATCAAGCGGCAGTGCAAAGAGACCGATCAACCGACGGCCGCACTGCTGCAAGACTTAAAGCAGCGGGGCATGCTCGATGACACGCTTGTCATATGGGGTGGTGAATTTGGCCGCACCAACTACTGCCAAGGTAAGCTCGGAGGGAGCAACTTCGGCCGCGATCACCACGGTCGATGCTTCAGCGTCTGGATGGCCGGTGGTGGCATCAAGGGCGGCGTCACCGTGGGTGAGACCGATGAGTACGGCTTCAACATCGTCGATCAGCCGATTCACATTCATGACCTGCAAGCGACGATCCTGCATGTGATGGGGATCGATCACGAGCGGCTCACGTTCCGCCATCAAGGTCGAGCATTTCGCCTGACCGATGTTCATGGGCACGTGGTGAAGCCGATCCTGGCCTAG
- the ndk gene encoding nucleoside-diphosphate kinase, giving the protein MQRTLVLLKPDCVERRLIGRVINRFEDKGLNIIAMKLIRITPDLAKQHYAEHVSKPFYPGLESFITAAPVVAMVLEGLEAIQVVRDMLGATSGLKAAPGTIRGDFSSSRQMNLVHASDGEEASKREIDLYFNAEEILEHAPVLTPWMRADDE; this is encoded by the coding sequence ATGCAACGTACGCTCGTTCTTCTGAAGCCTGACTGTGTCGAACGCCGCCTGATTGGCCGCGTCATTAACCGATTCGAAGACAAAGGGCTGAACATCATTGCGATGAAGTTGATCCGGATCACCCCTGATCTGGCAAAGCAGCACTACGCAGAGCATGTCAGCAAGCCGTTTTACCCTGGCTTGGAATCGTTCATCACCGCCGCCCCTGTCGTGGCGATGGTTCTGGAAGGCCTGGAAGCGATTCAAGTCGTTCGCGACATGCTGGGTGCCACCAGCGGTTTGAAGGCTGCCCCGGGAACCATTCGCGGCGACTTCAGCAGCAGCCGCCAGATGAACCTGGTCCACGCATCGGACGGCGAAGAAGCCTCGAAGCGTGAAATCGATCTCTACTTCAACGCCGAAGAGATCCTCGAGCACGCACCCGTCCTGACCCCGTGGATGCGGGCCGACGACGAGTAG